The Pseudomonas sp. R4-35-07 genome contains a region encoding:
- a CDS encoding RND family transporter produces MSSHHNDKATFLERLIFNNRPAVIVICLLVSIFLFWQATLIRPSTSFEKMIPLKHPFIEKMMEHRNDLANLGNTVRISVEAKDGDIFTKEYMETLRQINDEVFYISGVDRSGLKSLWSPSVRWTEVTEEGFAGGEVIPQSYNGSPQSLDQLRNNVLKSGQVGRLVANDFKSSIVDIPLLESYPDPQDQGKLLALDYRKFSHELEDKIRDKFEAQNPNVKIHIVGFAKKVGDLIDGLVMVVLFFGIAFVITLILLLWFTNCLRSTVAVLSTTLVAVVWQLGLMHFFGFGLDPYSMLVPFLIFAIGISHGVQKINGIALQSSEADNALTAARRTFRQLFLPGMIAILADAVGFITLLIIDIGVIRELAIGASIGVAVIVFTNLILLPVAISYVGISPRAIARSKKDANREHPFWRLLSNFANPKIAPISIALAVLAFGGGLWYSQNLKIGDLDQGAPELRPDSRYNKDNNFIISNYSTSSDVLVVMVKTRAEGCSRYEAMAPIDQLMWKMQNTEGVQSAISLVTVSKQMIKGMNEGNLKWETLSRNPDVLNNSIARADGLYNNNCSLAPVLVFLNDHKAETLDRAVHAVQDFAKENNKDGLEFILAAGNAGIEAATNEVIKESELTILILVYLCVATMCMITFRSWAATLCIVLPLVLTSVLGNALMAFMGIGVKVATLPVVALGVGIGVDYGIYIYSRLESFLRAGLPLQEAYYQTLKSTGKAVLFTGLCLAIGVCTWIFSAIKFQADMGLMLTFMLLWNMFGALWLLPALARFLIKPEKLAGQKGNSLFAH; encoded by the coding sequence ATGAGCAGTCATCACAACGATAAAGCGACCTTTCTTGAGCGCCTGATCTTCAACAACCGCCCGGCAGTGATCGTCATCTGCCTGCTGGTGAGTATCTTCCTTTTTTGGCAGGCGACCTTGATTCGCCCGTCCACCAGCTTTGAAAAGATGATTCCCCTCAAGCACCCCTTCATCGAGAAGATGATGGAGCACCGCAACGACCTGGCCAACCTGGGCAACACCGTGCGCATCTCGGTGGAAGCCAAAGACGGCGACATTTTCACGAAGGAGTACATGGAGACCCTGCGCCAGATCAACGACGAGGTGTTCTATATCTCCGGCGTCGACCGCTCGGGCCTCAAGTCATTGTGGAGCCCCAGCGTGCGCTGGACCGAAGTGACCGAAGAAGGCTTCGCCGGCGGTGAAGTGATCCCGCAGAGCTACAACGGCTCGCCGCAAAGCCTCGACCAGTTGCGCAACAACGTGCTCAAGTCCGGCCAGGTCGGCCGGCTGGTGGCCAACGACTTCAAGTCGAGCATCGTCGATATCCCGCTGCTGGAGTCCTACCCAGACCCGCAGGACCAGGGCAAGTTGCTGGCCCTGGATTACCGCAAGTTCTCCCATGAACTCGAAGACAAGATCCGCGACAAGTTCGAAGCGCAGAACCCCAACGTCAAGATCCACATCGTCGGCTTCGCCAAGAAAGTCGGTGATCTGATCGATGGCCTGGTGATGGTGGTGCTGTTTTTCGGCATCGCCTTCGTCATCACCCTGATCCTGCTGCTGTGGTTTACCAACTGCCTGCGCAGCACCGTCGCGGTGCTCAGCACCACGTTGGTGGCGGTGGTCTGGCAGCTCGGGCTGATGCACTTCTTCGGCTTCGGGCTGGACCCGTATTCGATGCTGGTGCCGTTCCTGATCTTCGCCATCGGCATCTCCCACGGGGTGCAAAAGATCAACGGGATCGCCCTGCAGTCGAGTGAGGCAGACAACGCCCTGACCGCCGCGCGGCGCACCTTCCGGCAATTGTTCCTGCCGGGGATGATCGCGATCCTCGCCGATGCCGTGGGCTTTATCACCTTGCTGATCATCGACATCGGTGTGATCCGCGAATTGGCGATCGGCGCGTCCATCGGCGTGGCGGTGATCGTGTTCACCAACCTGATCCTGCTGCCGGTGGCGATTTCCTATGTCGGCATCAGCCCGCGGGCCATCGCCCGGAGCAAGAAGGACGCGAACCGCGAACATCCGTTCTGGCGCCTGCTGTCGAACTTTGCCAACCCGAAAATCGCCCCCATCTCCATCGCCCTGGCCGTGCTCGCCTTCGGCGGCGGCCTCTGGTACAGCCAGAACCTCAAGATCGGCGACCTCGACCAGGGCGCGCCGGAACTGCGCCCCGACTCGCGCTACAACAAAGACAACAACTTCATCATCAGCAACTATTCGACCAGCTCCGACGTGCTGGTGGTGATGGTCAAGACCCGCGCCGAAGGTTGTTCGCGCTATGAAGCCATGGCGCCGATTGACCAATTGATGTGGAAAATGCAGAACACCGAGGGCGTGCAGTCGGCGATCTCGCTGGTCACTGTGTCCAAGCAGATGATCAAAGGCATGAACGAGGGCAACCTGAAATGGGAAACCCTGTCGCGCAACCCCGACGTGCTGAACAACTCCATCGCCCGCGCCGACGGCCTGTACAACAACAACTGCTCCCTGGCGCCGGTGCTGGTGTTCCTCAACGACCACAAGGCCGAGACCCTCGACCGCGCCGTGCATGCGGTGCAGGACTTCGCCAAGGAGAACAACAAGGACGGCCTGGAATTCATCCTCGCCGCCGGCAACGCCGGGATCGAGGCGGCCACCAACGAGGTGATCAAGGAGTCGGAGCTGACCATCCTGATCCTGGTGTACCTGTGCGTGGCGACCATGTGCATGATCACTTTCCGCTCCTGGGCGGCGACCCTGTGCATCGTGCTGCCGCTGGTGCTGACCTCGGTGCTGGGCAATGCGCTGATGGCATTCATGGGCATCGGCGTCAAGGTTGCGACCTTGCCGGTGGTGGCGCTGGGCGTGGGGATCGGCGTGGACTACGGCATCTACATCTACAGCCGCCTGGAAAGCTTCCTGCGCGCGGGCTTGCCGTTGCAGGAAGCCTATTACCAGACGCTCAAGTCCACCGGTAAAGCCGTGCTGTTTACCGGTTTGTGCCTGGCCATCGGCGTGTGCACCTGGATCTTCTCGGCCATCAAGTTCCAGGCCGACATGGGCCTGATGCTGACTTTCATGCTGCTGTGGAACATGTTCGGTGCGCTGTGGCTGCTGCCGGCACTGGCACGCTTCCTGATCAAGCCCGAGAAGCTGGCGGGGCAGAAAGGCAACTCGCTGTTTGCCCACTAA
- a CDS encoding dermonecrotic toxin domain-containing protein — protein sequence MADALPLHFQEALAAYWNLNSDTGVSRWQWLGDLLAGNLSSAASLWGEARRAAQHALFDLARYPDRRERQAMPHPDGFIHAYCLETCLIANGTTTRLLTPDILVVQGDLTLLRAASGSVEAYPSMEAFNQAWGKRLESQVLVDKIIIKRYEPDGNLFDVQAALLLNHQLENLEAIQLPTHDGVRPLEKLFADITDPTPFFNEAPVPDPINQAAIKAALPQWLQTANAGDRFAYRQLLVEQARLRRQTAGASFLDGIENLHDFTDRALRELIRLDHPESSVEPGNLELTFHVPVGDLRGGYLSAVTMSLRELAVNNLAAAPHGAMTLRDTSGTPLPPWLTADYILGEKGLFSSSPGLVSRVNIGERYPQKIRELLLSDSSESRRREALFDQALSVHLPLQALEHKIRGEHGFTFLGYRYVKALMQRDAPRRVVDGQDIEIHPLAFTRTPDTTADIVDNMFIIEPRNSDVGPHILYRPLYQDALREFATRQALFDAIAQTGALQDSVLSWMPEGARTIYSNGGFLSPHILRFGQGDDTVQWAAPPAAQLARPSNGDAVHGSLAQSLASGNLSQYLYGSNARTLVDLADRDSVSNTESRWKILLEGGWLLFNTLLMPLLRGPAMLAGWMLQLATSLQQDIAALQSDDATARELAWVDVLLNIGLILLHAGSGEHPVIKPSQRSADNERPLILAALRRAQPDTSPQPTVPVEQGPIALAAEPPAGDKTLVDFIHSTARDSSSRRLLNALRELNVPWPEPAPSAVEIGPYKGLYRLGHQWHASVAGLLFRVSIVPGFAEVFIIHPEKPSHPGFRLKTDGHGHWALDQGLKLRGGGPKNRLKAKLAEIDQKRTEIGEDLNRIIDAVRQETTRVMPIDDALNDTKRQFERAHVELKVAYAKLRSSPEDKSLVAEHAARMTQYSRARLNYKISEEQFHQTTDVLLQLRRDLIKRYREFKAVQNQFDDESKCIDQYLSILAANELRIKRLGSFYHASFYSDEGQPLIELQRTAHDPASSAYVQDLMETVFAAAELHAQAITDLENTLEEMVKLQKSGASQRTKYLNADPVRRFYNRIYVVLASLDKLTDLSIDLTISAQTPQEQYLLSLYDNYQRAMSSIEDSHIDLLTTEGFTSGEHKDVLNNLIKHYNRRLQICRSLVELDSPLVRPHYMTLLIERLEIANSNAETELANLLREEEFLPPRQASLKPIKTVSQTKRTFKSRDKGALVGDLQPTEAGTPFPTIVTRNPITQQISGRFMEHPAEGWVEIVDAKPAAPAPAPQVRAFATLRGEGNRLIGEVGAIEKSIEFQKRKLKDPLRRDDLNPRDWSDMLDYQAKRIEAIADEIHTAHQGKPEVAQTVARLREQAGVIRQQGVQHCIEGYKAQRPRQENIDYLRRHGAVDIGLVHGPQRTAAKDYVSEFAVREKNAQTVLWYAHFHYSSPTSAGGEYTAAHLKRPEHRFLTLKDLIVKAGADSKSIVRDLYNPVTAPLDQQLFLSLLPG from the coding sequence TTGGCTGACGCCCTGCCCCTCCACTTTCAGGAAGCACTGGCTGCCTACTGGAACCTCAACAGCGACACCGGCGTCAGCCGCTGGCAATGGCTGGGTGACCTGCTGGCCGGCAACCTGAGCAGTGCGGCCAGCCTGTGGGGCGAAGCACGCCGTGCGGCCCAGCACGCGCTCTTTGACCTGGCCCGCTACCCCGACCGTCGTGAGCGACAGGCCATGCCGCATCCAGACGGGTTTATCCATGCTTACTGCCTCGAAACCTGCCTGATTGCCAACGGCACCACCACACGCCTGCTGACGCCCGATATTCTGGTGGTGCAGGGAGACTTGACACTATTGCGCGCGGCTTCCGGGAGCGTCGAGGCGTACCCCTCAATGGAAGCCTTCAACCAGGCTTGGGGGAAACGCCTGGAAAGCCAGGTACTGGTCGATAAGATCATCATCAAACGCTATGAACCCGACGGCAATCTCTTCGATGTCCAGGCAGCCCTGCTGCTGAATCACCAGCTGGAAAACCTCGAAGCCATCCAACTGCCGACCCATGACGGTGTGCGACCTTTGGAAAAACTGTTCGCCGATATAACCGACCCCACGCCCTTCTTCAATGAGGCGCCCGTGCCTGATCCGATAAACCAGGCGGCGATCAAGGCGGCACTGCCCCAATGGCTACAGACGGCCAACGCCGGTGACCGGTTTGCCTATCGTCAGCTGCTGGTGGAACAGGCACGCCTGCGCCGGCAAACGGCAGGCGCGTCTTTTCTCGATGGGATCGAAAACCTGCATGATTTCACCGACCGCGCACTGCGCGAGCTGATACGCCTGGATCATCCCGAGTCCAGTGTCGAACCGGGCAACCTGGAGCTGACCTTTCATGTTCCGGTCGGGGATTTGCGCGGCGGTTATCTGAGCGCTGTGACCATGAGTCTTCGGGAGCTGGCGGTCAACAATCTGGCAGCCGCTCCACACGGCGCAATGACCCTTCGTGACACGTCCGGAACACCGCTGCCGCCATGGCTGACGGCGGACTATATTCTCGGTGAAAAGGGCCTTTTCAGCAGTTCACCCGGGCTGGTCAGCCGGGTCAACATCGGCGAGCGTTATCCCCAGAAGATCCGTGAGCTGCTGCTCAGCGACAGCAGCGAATCGCGCCGTCGCGAGGCGCTGTTCGATCAGGCGTTGAGCGTACATTTGCCGCTTCAGGCGCTGGAACACAAGATTCGTGGCGAACACGGCTTCACGTTCCTGGGCTACCGCTACGTAAAGGCCTTGATGCAACGCGATGCACCCCGACGCGTTGTCGACGGGCAAGACATAGAGATCCATCCGCTGGCTTTCACCCGCACGCCTGATACCACTGCGGATATCGTCGACAACATGTTCATCATTGAGCCTCGCAACAGCGATGTCGGCCCTCATATTCTCTACCGACCGCTGTATCAGGACGCGCTGCGGGAGTTCGCAACCCGCCAGGCGCTGTTCGATGCGATTGCCCAGACCGGCGCCTTGCAAGACAGTGTACTGAGCTGGATGCCGGAGGGCGCCCGGACGATCTATAGCAATGGTGGTTTCCTCAGCCCGCATATCCTGCGCTTTGGCCAAGGAGACGACACCGTTCAATGGGCTGCGCCCCCAGCCGCCCAATTGGCCCGCCCCTCCAACGGTGACGCGGTTCACGGTTCCCTGGCGCAGTCGCTGGCCTCCGGCAATCTGAGTCAGTACCTGTATGGCAGCAACGCCAGGACGCTGGTGGACCTGGCCGACCGGGACTCGGTCTCCAATACCGAGAGCCGCTGGAAGATCCTGCTGGAAGGCGGCTGGCTGCTGTTCAACACCCTGCTCATGCCGCTGCTGCGGGGGCCGGCCATGTTGGCAGGCTGGATGCTGCAATTGGCGACCAGCCTCCAACAGGATATCGCTGCGCTGCAAAGTGATGACGCCACAGCCAGGGAACTGGCCTGGGTGGATGTGTTGCTTAACATCGGGCTGATCCTGTTGCACGCAGGTTCCGGGGAGCATCCGGTCATCAAGCCCTCACAGCGTTCAGCCGACAACGAGCGCCCGTTGATCCTCGCGGCCTTGCGTCGTGCGCAGCCCGACACTTCACCGCAACCGACGGTACCTGTCGAGCAAGGTCCGATAGCACTGGCGGCCGAACCACCCGCCGGCGACAAGACGCTGGTGGACTTTATTCACTCCACCGCAAGGGATTCGTCCAGTCGACGACTGCTCAATGCCTTGCGTGAACTGAACGTCCCATGGCCGGAGCCGGCACCTTCAGCCGTCGAAATTGGACCCTACAAAGGGTTGTACCGACTCGGTCATCAGTGGCACGCGTCGGTGGCGGGCCTGCTGTTTCGCGTCAGCATCGTTCCTGGGTTCGCTGAGGTTTTTATTATTCATCCGGAAAAACCCTCCCACCCGGGGTTCAGGCTCAAGACCGACGGACATGGGCATTGGGCGTTGGATCAAGGGCTGAAGCTGCGAGGGGGCGGTCCGAAAAACCGACTTAAGGCAAAGCTGGCGGAAATTGACCAAAAGCGCACTGAGATCGGGGAAGACCTCAACCGGATAATTGATGCCGTGCGTCAAGAGACCACGCGCGTAATGCCTATCGACGACGCACTGAATGACACCAAACGGCAGTTTGAAAGAGCCCATGTTGAGCTGAAGGTTGCCTACGCCAAGTTGCGTTCATCACCTGAAGACAAGTCGCTGGTGGCTGAGCACGCAGCCCGGATGACCCAGTACTCAAGAGCACGCTTGAACTACAAGATCAGCGAAGAACAGTTTCATCAGACGACTGACGTTCTATTGCAACTGCGCCGAGACCTGATCAAGCGTTATCGGGAATTCAAGGCGGTGCAAAATCAGTTTGATGACGAATCGAAATGCATCGATCAATACCTGTCTATCCTCGCCGCCAATGAGCTGCGCATCAAACGCCTTGGCTCGTTTTACCACGCGTCTTTTTATTCTGATGAGGGGCAACCGCTGATCGAGTTGCAAAGGACGGCACACGATCCTGCGTCATCCGCCTATGTGCAGGATCTTATGGAGACCGTGTTTGCCGCGGCTGAACTGCATGCGCAGGCTATAACCGACCTTGAGAACACCCTCGAAGAAATGGTCAAGCTGCAGAAAAGCGGTGCCTCACAACGCACAAAATATCTCAATGCCGATCCGGTACGCAGATTTTACAACCGAATATATGTAGTCCTTGCGTCGCTGGATAAATTGACCGACCTGAGCATCGATCTGACGATTTCTGCTCAAACCCCACAAGAACAGTATCTCCTCAGTCTCTATGACAACTATCAGCGCGCCATGTCGTCGATAGAGGACAGTCACATAGATCTGCTCACCACCGAGGGGTTCACGTCCGGCGAGCACAAGGATGTGCTGAACAATCTGATCAAGCACTACAACAGACGCCTGCAAATCTGCCGCTCCCTGGTGGAACTTGACTCACCGCTGGTCCGCCCTCACTACATGACGCTGTTGATCGAACGCCTGGAAATCGCCAACAGCAATGCCGAGACCGAACTGGCCAACCTGTTGCGCGAGGAAGAATTCCTGCCGCCTCGGCAGGCCAGCTTGAAGCCGATAAAAACCGTGTCGCAAACCAAGCGGACCTTCAAATCACGGGACAAGGGGGCGCTGGTCGGCGATCTGCAACCGACCGAGGCCGGCACACCGTTTCCTACTATTGTCACGCGCAATCCGATCACCCAGCAAATCAGCGGCCGGTTCATGGAGCACCCCGCAGAAGGCTGGGTGGAAATCGTCGACGCCAAACCGGCAGCGCCCGCCCCCGCACCTCAGGTACGCGCCTTTGCAACGCTGCGTGGGGAAGGCAACAGGTTGATCGGTGAAGTCGGGGCCATCGAAAAGTCGATCGAATTCCAGAAACGCAAACTCAAGGACCCACTGCGCCGCGACGACCTCAACCCTCGTGACTGGAGCGATATGCTCGATTACCAGGCCAAAAGAATCGAGGCGATCGCCGATGAAATACACACCGCTCACCAGGGCAAACCAGAGGTAGCGCAAACGGTGGCACGCCTGCGCGAGCAAGCCGGTGTGATCCGGCAGCAAGGCGTGCAGCACTGCATTGAAGGTTACAAGGCCCAACGCCCTCGGCAAGAAAACATCGACTACCTGCGCCGCCACGGCGCGGTGGATATCGGCCTGGTGCATGGCCCGCAACGAACAGCCGCCAAGGACTATGTCTCTGAGTTTGCCGTGCGCGAGAAAAATGCTCAGACCGTATTGTGGTATGCGCATTTTCACTACAGCAGCCCCACCAGCGCGGGTGGCGAATACACCGCCGCCCACTTGAAACGACCGGAACATCGTTTTTTGACGCTCAAGGATCTGATCGTGAAGGCAGGCGCAGACAGTAAATCCATCGTGCGCGACCTCTATAACCCCGTGACTGCCCCGCTGGATCAGCAACTCTTTTTGAGCCTATTGCCCGGATAA